Proteins co-encoded in one Metabacillus sp. KUDC1714 genomic window:
- a CDS encoding acetate uptake transporter, with protein MDIQNTQQVKVTTADPSALGLFGLAMVTFVASSQKLGLTEGLSFILPWAFFLGGIAQLFACVQDAKHNNIFGTTAFGAFGLFWFGVGMSWLIQLGFFGEKLAADADPKQLGVAFIGYLIFSIYMTIGAMETHKVLFFIFVFIDFLFIGLSLSTFGIMHEETHMLAAVSEFIIALLSFYGSAAVVLNTHFGQVVLPVGKPFGIYKK; from the coding sequence ATGGATATTCAGAATACACAACAAGTAAAAGTAACAACAGCAGATCCATCAGCATTAGGTCTATTTGGTTTAGCAATGGTAACTTTTGTGGCATCTTCGCAAAAGTTAGGGTTAACAGAAGGTCTTTCATTTATCTTACCTTGGGCGTTCTTTTTAGGTGGAATTGCACAATTGTTTGCTTGTGTTCAAGATGCTAAGCATAACAATATTTTTGGAACAACAGCATTTGGGGCTTTTGGGTTATTTTGGTTTGGAGTTGGAATGTCTTGGTTAATTCAGTTAGGTTTTTTTGGTGAAAAACTAGCTGCAGATGCAGACCCGAAGCAACTTGGTGTTGCGTTTATTGGGTATTTAATTTTTAGTATTTATATGACAATCGGTGCGATGGAAACACATAAAGTACTATTTTTTATTTTTGTCTTTATTGATTTTTTATTTATTGGTTTATCATTAAGCACATTTGGAATTATGCACGAAGAGACACATATGCTAGCAGCTGTCTCTGAGTTTATTATTGCTTTACTTTCGTTTTATGGTTCTGCTGCAGTTGTATTAAATACACACTTTGGCCAGGTAGTTTTGCCAGTGGGAAAGCCATTTGGTATTTATAAAAAATAA
- a CDS encoding winged helix-turn-helix transcriptional regulator: protein MNKSLICPRFEKAMGILSQRWTGLVIYQLLNGPQRFSTIETSIGITGRVLSDRLKDLENQGIVSREVYPETPVRIEYSLTEKGLSLEPLLRDIEKWSQTWVNLEDGNE, encoded by the coding sequence ATGAATAAATCTCTAATCTGTCCTAGGTTTGAAAAAGCAATGGGTATTTTAAGCCAAAGATGGACAGGGCTTGTTATTTACCAACTACTTAATGGCCCACAGCGTTTCTCTACCATCGAAACTTCTATTGGAATTACAGGAAGAGTTCTTTCAGATCGATTAAAGGACTTGGAGAATCAAGGAATTGTGAGTAGAGAAGTTTACCCTGAAACTCCAGTTAGAATTGAATATTCTTTAACTGAAAAAGGATTATCCTTAGAACCACTTTTAAGAGATATTGAAAAATGGTCTCAAACATGGGTAAATTTGGAAGATGGTAACGAATAA